The following are encoded together in the Anoplopoma fimbria isolate UVic2021 breed Golden Eagle Sablefish chromosome 13, Afim_UVic_2022, whole genome shotgun sequence genome:
- the prdm8b gene encoding PR domain zinc finger protein 8b translates to MEESSSQKLVWDGDAKAVQQCLTDIFTSVYTTCDIPENAIFGPCVLSHTSLYDSIAFIALKSTDKRTAPYIFRVDTSAANSTSEGLMWLRLVQSARDKEEQNLEAYVKNGQLLYRSLRRIEKDEELLVWYGKDLIDLLLLSSSRAPAKSKGSSHHSCPDCSQRFQFEFPFLAHLRFRCTKRLQSITGADEEPAKESAAERPNTTPTRTSPKLGRSEGFSGAQDATKPSTDFHNLARDLENNRTSPPSDKEAEICSESSGKRKFSEIEDRERRGPSLPQSKSKDELATSAQNYRGAYGLEENHNKAFSPPGPTEIGQGKRSAFTEVKKSPQNLKHHGGGKNLQSSNSENKDGGRPSSSPSEKHLNIRQVLSETQQPQSSPMGSAFTSVTQQGGGGGERKSAFSQPSRSFSQISPLVMPTKLLDCHPAVGDTISSSRLYQADHLAAKLQGAELGANCPVPGGMSKQNPFVYATTFWPKNSGAIQLQMPSALTLLPPSFTSLCLPAQNWCAKCNASFRMTSDLVYHMRSHHKKEFAMEPMVKRRREEKLKCPICNESFRERHHLSRHMTSHN, encoded by the exons ATGGAGGAGTCCAGCTCCCAGAAGTTGGTGTGGGATGGGGACGCCAAAGCGGTCCAGCAGTGTCTGACGGACATCTTCACCAGCGTCTACACCACTTGCGACATCCCAGAAAACGCCATCTTCGGGCCCTGCGTGCTGAGCCACACGTCTCTGTACGACAGCATCGCCTTCATCGCTCTCAAGTCCACCGACAAGCGCACAGCACCCTACATCTTCAGG GTGGACACGTCGGCGGCCAACAGCACCTCTGAGGGTTTGATGTGGCTTCGGCTTGTCCAGTCTGCTCGGGACAAAGAGGAGCAGAACCTGGAGGCCTACGTGAAGAACGGCCAGCTCCTGTACCGCTCGCTCCGCCGGATCGAGAAGGACGAGGAGCTGCTGGTCTGGTACGGCAAAGACCTCATcgacctgctgctgctcagctccAGCAGGGCGCCGGCCAAGAGCAAAG GTTCGTCCCATCATTCATGTCCAGACTGCAGCCAGCGGTTCCAGTTCGAGTTCCCGTTCTTGGCCCATCTCCGGTTCCGTTGCACCAAAAGATTGCAGAGCATCACAGGGGCCGACGAGGAGCCCGCCAAAGAGAGCGCCGCCGAGCGACCAAACACCACCCCGACCAGGACCAGCCCGAAGCTGGGCCGCTCCGAGGGCTTCAGCGGCGCTCAGGACGCCACTAAACCCTCCACGGACTTTCACAACCTGGCCAGGGATCTAGAGAACAACCGGACCAGTCCGCCTAGCGACAAGGAGGCCGAGATCTGCAGCGAGAGCTCGGGGAAGAGGAAGTTCTCGGAGATAGAGGACCGGGAGCGCCGAGGGCCAAGCCTGCCGCAGTCCAAGTCCAAAGACGAGCTTGCAACGTCGGCGCAGAACTACAGAGGGGCGTACGGTCTGGAGGAGAACCACAACAAGGCCTTCTCGCCGCCGGGACCTACAGAAATCGGTCAAGGCAAGCGCAGCGCCTTCACCGAGGTCAAGAAGTCGCCCCAGAACCTCAAACATCACGGCGGAGGCAAAAACCTCCAGAGCTCCAACTCTGAAAACAAGGACGGCGGTCGCCCGAGCAGCAGCCCGTCGGAGAAGCACCTCAACATCCGGCAGGTGCTTTCGGAGACGCAGCAGCCGCAAAGCTCCCCCATGGGCAGCGCCTTCACCTCGGTCACCCAGCAAGGGGGCGGCGGCGGCGAGAGAAAGAGCGCCTTCAGCCAGCCGTCGCGCTCCTTCTCCCAGATCTCGCCGCTGGTGATGCCGACCAAGCTGCTGGACTGCCACCCGGCGGTGGGCGACACCATCTCCTCCAGCCGACTCTACCAGGCCGACCACCTCGCCGCCAAGCTGCAGGGCGCTGAGCTCGGCGCCAACTGCCCCGTGCCGGGCGGCATGTCCAAGCAGAACCCCTTCGTCTACGCCACCACCTTCTGGCCCAAGAACTCGGGCGCCATCCAGCTCCAGATGCCGTCGGCGCTCACCCTCCTGCCGCCCTCCTTCACCTCGCTCTGCCTGCCGGCGCAGAACTGGTGCGCCAAGTGCAACGCCTCCTTCCGCATGACCTCGGACTTGGTTTACCACATGCGCTCCCACCACAAAAAGGAGTTCGCCATGGAGCCGATGGTCAAGCGGCGGCGCGAGGAGAAACTCAAGTGCCCCATTTGCAACGAGTCGTTCCGGGAGAGGCACCACCTGTCACGTCACATGACCTCCCATAACTGA